aatagctcgctttgcggccttcttcgccatcttgtacttctctatgttgtctgcactcctatccaggtataggcgtctgaagcaatctttcttctctttaagcgccttctggacatcatcattccaccaccaggtatccttatcttcgcttctccttcccctggacactccaaactcctccgaggccaccttacgaatgcaagtcgccatcttcatccacacattgtccgcatcccctccttcctcccaagggccctccttaaataccctctccttgaacacctgagctacctccccttgagcttccaccacttcgttctagcgaccttggcacgcttatcccgctggacacgaatccgaaagcggaagtcagcaaccaccagcttatgctggggtacaacactctccccaggtatcaccttacagtctaggcacacacgcctatcttctcttctcgagaggatgaaatcaatctggctagagtgttggccactactaaaagtcaccagatgtgattctctctttctaaagagggtgttagctacaatcatgttgtaggctagagcaaagcttaagacatcttctccttcttgattcctgatgccatagccaaagcccccatgcgccccttcaaaacctgtgttagatgtacccacgtggccattgaggtctcctcctatgaagagcttctcaccaatcggtacactcctaaccatgtcttccaagccttcccagaactccctcttggtgttctcattgtggcctacttgcggggcatatgcgctgataacattgagaaccaagtcctcagctaccagcttgaccaggataatccggtccccacgtctcctgacgtctaccactccatacttgaggctcttgttgatcaagatgcctacgccatttctgtttgcagccgtccccgtgtaccacagcttgaagtcggtatcctccacctccttcgccttctgtcctctccatttggtttcttggacgcaaaggatatcaacacctctcctcactgctttTTCTTCCGTCTGCAACAAAAATATATTAACAGAATCAAAACAAATTTAATGCACACACGTGAAGACGCATGTCTATATTTTCTACTCTTGTTCTTTACAATCAGATAGCCATAAGTCCAGGGCAATGGAAAATGTAGACCTGAAGATATTTTCTACTCGGCAGAATATATTTTCTACTCTTGTTCTTTAGAATCAGACTGAACTCTGTATGCTACTTACTCATAAGTCCAGGGCAATGGAAAATGTAGACCTGATGTGTTGCAGAAATGCACATCGTCGTGCAGTTTTGTTTCCGCCATGTCCTATCTCTGAAGAAGAAAAGCTTGAGTTCTCACAGTGCAGTAAGCAAATCAGGAGGGTTCGGGATGAAGAAAACTCACCCCTTTGCGGTCGGTCGGATGGGGCGGAGCTCGCGTTTGGTGAAGACGTGATccccagcggcggcggcgaggaggaggcggagatggCCGGTTCCGGAGGGCCGGACGGGATCTGCAGCTCGCTCCACCCAGGGAGGAAGGATACCTTCCTGAATCCATCCATCCATGCTTGAAGCTTAGACGACCGGCCGTGGGTGGATCTGCAGCCATGGTGGCTGGGGCTGAAGACCGCGGCCGCCATCGCTTGCGaacggaggtggagaaggaggcatcggcggaggcggaggtggagatggtgggggcggcggtgcgccaggaggaggcggaggcgaccTCGCGCGGGAAGTAGGTCGGGGCGGAGGCTCGCTGGGTTCGAGGGAGGGGCCAGGTGGGGGTCCGAACCGCCGGGGCACCTAGTGGAGGTGGTCGGCTGCTGCAGCGGTTGGGGCGGCGGCCGAGTCGCGGGAACCGGCCATGAGGCAGGATCCGGTGCGCCTCCGGCAAATCTGGGTGGGGGGAGACCGGCGATGGGACCACTGGTCCCGTGGGCGGGGGTGGCGGGGCGGTGACGCTCTGGGGAagacggcggcagcggcgcgcTCGGGAAGATGGCGAGGGCAGCGGGGTGGCGGCGCTCCAGGGAAGGAGGGTCCGGCGGCGCGCCGGTAGGAGGCGGGGATGACGGCGCGCCGGAAGGAGGCGGGAGTGGTAGCGCacggagtatttaaccaaaaactaccacaattcatgtAAATGTGTCTAGAAACTACCACTTTACATATTTGTgccaaaaactaccactttttttctaatctttgactaaaaactaccacatCGCGAAAATGCCTGATTCACCTCTTTTAAACGTCTTTCTAATAGgatgggcccacaagtcaggctgaccctcttcttcctcctctctctttctctttggcATTTCTACAAACACCTCGTGTGCACCTGCAAGCCACCTCCACCGCCGACCACGGCCGGCGCTCACTCACGCACGACGGCGCACACGCTCGCCGGCGGCAGCTACGCGCAGCTCACCTGGAGCATGGCTCACGCATGGGCCAttttcagcggcggcggcggctacgcgcAGCTCACCTGGAGCATGGCTCAAGCATGGTCCATTTTCATTTCCACAGCCTAGTCTCGTGGCTCTCGACTCCCGTGGACGACGCGGCCGCAAGGGGCCAGCACTAGCGCCTGCGGCGGAGGAGGCGAGGGACTGGGCGAGGCTCCTGCTGGACGTGCTCTGCGccatcctccacaagctcgaccaCATCGAGATCCTGACCGGCGTGGGGCAGGTGCGCCGCTCCTGGTGCCGCGCCGCGCGCGACGTGCCCGCGCTCTGGCGCCGCATCGACATGCGCGGCCACGCGGACATCCACGAGCTCTACCTCCGCGGCTAGCTGGTGCTCTCGCCCACGCACGGCCGGCGCGGCTGCTGCTTGTGCCCGTCGCGGCCGGCACCGCTGCTTCCCGTGCGCACCTCGGCCTCCACCACTTGAAGCTCCAACCTTAGATGTATCTGTGCCGATAAATACAGTAGAATATAAACATGATGTGCTCGTATCTTCAGTTAGAATTTAATTAGGTGTTAGAGGCACCATTATTCTTGCTCTTGCTCCAACTTGCTGAACACAAATGATTAATATCCTCTGCATTGACTTGCGGATGAAATCGCGATCTTGCTATCTTGGATAATGGACGTTTTTTCTCTTGACAGCTTGGATAATGGATGGTATTGATTGGCACTGCGTCATTCCACATATGTACACATGTGTCTTGCCTAATGAAACGTGCTGATTAGTGGGCCATCTTCAGCATGTTCACCTACTAATCAGCCATGCTTACTTGTCTGACCAACCTCTTTCTTTCGGGCATTGTTGGCTGGCTACCTGTCTGCACGATGCCGTTCGAGTTTGTCTACCAGCATCTGCAAGTCTACATATATTGCTCTGCTCACATCCAGGCGATCTCACGAGAGCTGTGTCGTCGTTGGATCGGTAGGACCTAAAAGGAAAGCGCGCTGAGAGAGAGAGANNNNNNNNNNNNNNNNNNNNNNNNNNNNNNNNNNNNNNNNNNNNNNNNNNNNNNNNNNNNNNNNNNNNNNNNNNNNNNNNNNNNNNNNNNNNNNNNNNNNNNNNNNNNNNNNNNNNNNNNNNNNNNNNNNNNNNNNNNNNNNNNNNNNNNNNNNNNNNNNNNNNNNNNNNNNNNNNNNNNNNagagagagagagagagagagagagagagatggccggTGGCGCCTTTGTGGTGAACGATGGCCCCGCCCCGGACTACGGCGGACGGCTGACGCTGTCGGTGCTCATGACCTGCTTCGTGgccgcctccggtggcctcatctTCGGCTATGACATCGGCATCTCAGGTGAGCCTCGGCCTCGGCCTCGATCGATGTTTCTTGAGCTAGGGGAGCCGGATGCATGGGGTTTGATCGTTGACTTCAGGCGGCGTGTCGCAAATGGAGCCGTTCCTGCGGCGGTTCTTCCCGCACGTCCTGGAGAAGATGGCGGTGGCGAAGCACAACGACTACTGCCTCTACGACAGCCAGGCGCTCACGGCCTTCACGTCGTCGCTGTACGTCGCCGGCCTGCTGGCGTCGCTCGTGGCTAGCCGCGTCACCAAGGCCATAGGGCGGCAGCGCGTCATGCTCGTGGGCGGGGCGCTCTTCTTCGCCGGCGGCGCCATCACCGGCGCGGCTATGAACATCGCCATGCTCATCATTGGGCGCATGCTGCTCGGCTTCGGCGTCGGCTTCACCAACCAGGTCAGTACAGTACAGCACAGTACATGAATTCAACACTGCATTCTTTTAACAAGATAACTCCCTACGGGCAGTCTATCGATCCAGCAAATACAGTAGTATACTATTATGGAAGTGATTAGTTACTCCTAAACTCGATCCAAGGGGAGAGAAATGGCTTGCGCAACGCAAGTACACGAGCGAACATGCACAACacaagtactcccttcgtttttttagtttgcatataagatttaaTCAAAttcaaactttgttaactttgactaagtttatagaaaaaaatatcaatataaaattaATATTGTTaaatgcatcatgaaattaattttcataccatataactttagtattgtaaatgttgatagtcttttctataaacttggacaaactttacgaagtttgactttgaccaaatcctaTATACATACTAAAAAGAAACGAAGGAAGTATATGCAGCGAGTTTTTTTATGAGAACCAATAGTCAGAACCTTGATTGATAGCCCCACTCCAAGAGGTCTTTACCACCGTGCTAGACACACATTCTCATTAGTTACTTCTCAGTCAATAGTCGGCTGCTCGTACTTTTGTACTTCATGATAATCACCAGTCAAGAGTTATTATGGAGTAACTCTTAGGTACAACACCCTCTGTTCATGGAAATGTTATTTTCCTCAGTCCAGAACAGAGGGAATAGTAATACCGAAAGTACTCTTCTAGTCCtgagtttaaatgaggtcgggtaaacagtaaaaaaaattaaaaaaaaatctgattttttaagTGACAAACATTAACAAAAGTTTTCAACGCTTGCAAAATTTCAACGTGAAACTACATGTAGAAGCCATGGTAAAGAAAATCATCACTCCAAAATGCTTTTGGAAATGATatttttggagcatcgattttgtttttttagcCACGGCTTCTACAAATATCATTTCacgatgaaattttgcaagcattgaaaacttttgtcaatgtttgtcactgaaaaatttcagatttttttaaactttttttcatttttttcttctgatttaCTGTTCATCCAAGCTCAGCTTAGGAACTCCATGTCCGTAGTATACACTGTATATACATGGAAATAGCAAATACGGAAATGTTATTTCCCTCAATGCAAAGGAGTACGTCAGAGTTTTAGCGGTGGAATTTGTGAGCAAGAGAAGTTCAAAAAGGAAAAGACTGTTTGTGAGGAAGGGCCTTCCAAAATTAGATAGAACCATCTTATCCATCCCCTTCCTTTGTGGCAAAAAGCCAAACATAGATAAGTTTTTTTTGAATGATAGATAAGGTTATGTAAGCACCGTCGAGAGTGCCCTGCTGCAGCTGAAAATTAGCTCAGGTTTTTCTTTTTGGCGATGGTTGAGCTCAGTTCTCTATACCAACAATCAACGCCTTATGGCATACGAGTatcattgttttttattttttgagaatATAGGAGTGTCATTGTGATTGCAGTTTCGAGTTTCATTCATAATAGCAaaaaagcccgtgcgttgcaacgggaaagaaAATAACACATGCtcttaacccaataaccatgaCTCAAGACCTTAATAGGCCCACGTCTTTTAGTTTCACATGGGATCACATTTGTATTTCCTCTGTACTCACACACTCGCTAAAAAaaagcccgtgcattgcaacgggaaagAAAATAACACATGCtcttaacccaataaccatgaCATAAGACATGTCTCTCTCTTTTGCGCGCGCGCACGTGGGCACATTCGCTTCGAATAAGATAAAAAGTATGTTTTTTTCCTGCAAGGTTTTTCATAGTTGTGTATGCATAGTTCTCGATGTTTTTTCTCTCACTCTAATTTTAATAGATGTTTATTTGCAATTTGAATCACCGACGGTACAAAAAAACAGACCATACACTATATATTAAGTTTGCaccaaaaatatattttaaaaatatttaacagctaAAAATAACCTTATAtttagattctacatatttttctaatcaaatttcatatataacatgttaaaatctaagttgcggtttaaaagatatgaataatCTTATTTTACATAAATTGTAGATTGATTAACCAAAACGTCAAGGGGTTTTCTgttaaaactaaaaaaacattttGGCTGACTTAAATATGGATGGCGGGTTGATTGTCTAAGACATCAGGGGCTTTTCTGAGAAAATGAAAAAACGGTTCGGTTGTAACTTAAATGTGTACTGCGGGTTGATTTACAGAAAACTAAGGGGTTTATTTGTAAAATAgcatgacggacgaccagaaacagTCCGTGCTTTATTAGTACGTAAGACGTAAGATAAGATGTAAGACGTAAGATATTATGCTAATACAGCTTCGCAAGCGTGTGCACAAAAATATGTTTTTCCCATCATGTCACCTGAAAATGGATTTTTACCCAAAGTTTTCCCGCTGTTTCGACAGCAGAAAAAATATCTGAATGAAAATACTTCAGtgatttagaagaaaaagaatgacaTTTTTATGTGAAATTAATCGAGCTCTACCAGTGAAGGGTTTGCTACTGAAATGACAAAAACAGAGTTTAAAACCTTTGCCCAGTGATACTCGGGAGAGCCGTTCGTGTAGAATGGAACGAACCAAAGCTCCTTATCAGTTGTTAATCTGCTACAGCTATCAACTGATTGATCAACGCCTTGTGGCATACGAGTatcattgttttttattttttgagaatATAGGAGTGTCATTGTGATTGCAGTTTCGAGTTTCATTCATAATAGCAaaaaagcccgtgcgttgcaacggaaaagaAAATAACACATGCtcttaacccaataaccatgaCTCAAGACCTTAATAGGCCCACGTCTTTTAGTTTCACATGGCATCATATTTGTATTTCCTCTGTACTCACACACTCGCTAAAAAaaagcccgtgcattgcaacgggaaagAAAATAACACATGCtcttaacccaataaccatgaCACAAGACATGTCTCTCTCTTTTGCGCGCGCGCACGTGCGCACATTCGCTTCGAATAAGATAAAAAGTATGTTTTTTTCCTGCAAGGTTTTTCATAGTTGTGTATGCATAGTTCTCGATGTTTTTTCTCTCACTCTAATTTTAATAGATGTTTATTTGCAATTCGAATGACCGACGGTACAAAAAAACAGACCATACACTATATATTAAGTTTGCACCAAAAAATATATTTTAGAAATATTTAACAGCTAAAAATAACCTTATAtttagattctacatatttttctaatcaaatttcatatataacatgttaaaatctaagttacggtttaaaagatatgaataatCTTATTTTACATAAACTGTCGATTGATTAACCAAAACGTCAAGGGGTTTTCTGTTAAAACTAAAAAAACGTTTTGGCTGACTTAAATATGGATGGCGGGTTGATTGTCTAAGACATCAGGGGCTTTTCTAAGAAAATGAAAAAACGGTTCAGTTGTAACTTAAACGTGTACTGCGGGTTGATTTACAGAAAACTAAGGGGTTTATTTGTAAAATGgcatgacggacgaccagaaacagTCCGTGCTTTATTAGTACGTAAGACGTAAGATATTATGCTAATACAGCTTCGCAAGCGTGTGCACAAAAATATGTTTTTCCCATCATGTCACCCGAAAATGGATTTTTACCCAAAGTTTTCCCGCTGTTTCGACAGCAGAAAAAATATCTGAATGAAAATACTTCAGTgctttagaagaaaaaaaatgacaTTTTTATGTGAAATTAATCGAGCTCTATCAGTGAAGGGTTTGCTACTGAAATGACAAAAACAGAGTTTAAAACCTTTGCCCAGTGATACTCGGGAGAGACGTTCGTGTAGAATGGAACGAACCAAAGCTCCTTATCAGTTGTTAATCTGCTACAGCTATCAACTGATTGATTCAGTCTTCCGATGACATAGGAAGCGTCTAAAGCCAGCCATTGTTCACTGGACTAACTGTATCCGGCTGTGGACTTCACAGATATATTTATTCTTAGATAGCTAGTGTTCAGTTCTCAAGTCAATGCTAACATGTCATCTGACATTGCCATGATATCCCCCGGAGCCCGGAGCCACCAACCTCACTTGCTTAAAATTTCAAGTGCAAGTGGAACCATGGCTGAACTACCCAGTAGCAATAGATAGCCTAGTGCACGCTACTATCTGCTTGACCCGGTAGCATGGATAACCAGGTCACAGCTGGTTTCTTTGATGTATGATATTCTGCCGTGAAAATTGCTCATCGTTGCCATGAGTGTTTTAAATTGAAATCAGTTTTTATTTACACCAACCCTAAAGTTGCCGTGTAAGACCCATGAAACAAATACGACTTTATGTGGATATTTTCCTTTGGTGAAGATTTTTTTTAAGAAACGTTGAATTACAACGTAGCACACACGCACACTCAAACTAGAACACAAACACTCACACGTCGCCTATTGAAGATCGGGTCGGAATGGCGCTCGCATACATGCCATTGCTGCACGCCATGCAAGtttctttccttcttctttttttgattttttcactTTGTTTTTCTCACTATTTTTTGAAATATTACAAAAGTTATAtttggatttttaatttttttaatgttTATTCTAAAAACAAATTAtgtattatatatatttttaattatCAACACATATTTAAAGATGTTCATATTATTTATAAAGTGTTCACATATTTATCAACGGTATTCATGTATTTGAGAAATGTTCAACGTGTACTAAACAATATTCTGGTTCTAAAAAAGCGTTCATAgatttataaaatattttaattAAAACTATTTATAATGCATTTAAAAATGTCTGGCCTGTATTTTGAAAATATTGAATGTGTTTTGACATATGTTCAACATTATTTGAAAGAAAATATATTTACTTACAAAACATATTTGTAAAAGATATCATGTATTTATTATAAAATCATTATTCAATTTCCTAGAAAGAGCATACGTGGaaaaaagtaagaaaataaatataaaaatttAATAAATGAAAACTGAAGATAAAATAAAATGGAGAAAATAAGGTcgggaaaaaaggaaaaaatagaaatagaaaataaatggataaaAAGGAATTGGGAATATAATACTATGGAAAACAGGAAAAAATTGCCCGCTCATACAAAATCAAAGTGGAAAATTGACCCGGCCCATCACCCCTGAGAGAAAAATAGGACGTCCTATTTGACGCATTTGGCAACAATGCTATTTAAAAAAACACAAAAACGAACGCTCTCACGTGTATCAAACTCGAGACATCTCCTGTTTGAATGTTGCTAGCCAGTTGAGCTACTGATTATTTTCGTGAACAATGAGCAGTACTGAAGTTCAAGAACTACTAGAAACAATAAATCCAAACACTTTATGAAAAGTTTCACAGATTTGTTTGGAAATTTCATTCTTCTATAACAGCATGATTTttgaaaatccaaacattttttgaattttgagaaaAAAAATTCGAATACAAGAACAAATTTTAAACCCCCAACAAATTTTAAAAAACGCAAAAAATTTCTAAATACGTGAACAAAATTtggaaatgggaacattttttaaaacatataatatttttttggaaaaggcaacatttttttgaaattttgaacacaattttgaaataatgaacatttttttaaatttctgctttttataaattattaaaaaattaTGAATTCCTGAACATTTTGTAAATTTCTGGACATTTTGTGAATTTtcgaacactttttttaaaaagaAGCAAACAGTTTTTGAAATTCAAAACTTCTTTGATATTTCTAAAGTTTCCAAAAAAATTTAAAACAACATTCTAttgaaaaattaaaagaattgtGCTTGATGCAATTTGTTtggaatttatgaacatttttttgaaaatgggAATGAACTTggataaaagaaacaaaaaaggaaaaaaaacaatagaacaaaaaagacaaaaatgggccggcccagtcatggCCGTTCTTGTGCGACGTCCCAACAATTTGTCGCAACTTGCATCTAATAGGGCTTCTGGAGAANNNNNNNNNNNNNNNNNNNNNNNNNNNNNNNNNNNNNNNNNNNNNNNNNNNNNNNNNNNNNNNNNNNNNNNNNNNNNNNNNNNNNNNNNNNNNNNNNNNNNNNNNNNNNNNNNNNNNNNNNNNNNNNNNNNNNNNNNNNNNNNNNNNNNNNNNNNNNNNNNNNNNNNNNNNNNNNNNNNNNNNNNNNNNNNNNNNNNNNNNNNNNNNNNNNNNNNNNNNNNNNNNNNNNNNNNNNNNNNNNNNNNNNNNNNNNNNNNNNNNNNNNNNNNNNNNNNNNNNNNNNNNNNNNGCGGTCAACAAAGTTCACGAAAAAATTGCCCTGCATCG
The window above is part of the Triticum aestivum cultivar Chinese Spring chromosome 2A, IWGSC CS RefSeq v2.1, whole genome shotgun sequence genome. Proteins encoded here:
- the LOC123189394 gene encoding uncharacterized protein; the protein is MDGWIQEGILPPWVERAADPVRPSGTGHLRLLLAAAAGDHVFTKRELRPIRPTAKGDRTWRKQNCTTMCISATHQTEEKAVRRGVDILCVQETKWRGQKAKEVEDTDFKLWYTGTAANRNGVDYLIGRAKCNRRSSSAATRQTPSKKDLPLSLLMVSNSKMSKRGLSLFGIRYNHMIHYCSWASYLKKKYFLDFVKFAVNKPVRADGSVRSCIYLTSFSVRRIFNTKIYDLA